One region of Halodesulfovibrio sp. MK-HDV genomic DNA includes:
- a CDS encoding AzlC family ABC transporter permease → MQSEVIENTATSENYEKSTLRSGIMDGFKQAIPIIVGFIPVGFTFGVLATKNGLPGHMTVLMSFLVFAGSSQFIAVSLFAASMSPITIIITTFIVNLRHFLMSAAIAPHLSKIPMSRKLLFGFQLIDESFAIHMANIDRNNFGETQAVTVNCIAHFCWVTGTLLGVCGSHLVADIRPLGFDYALPAMFVVLLVWQIKSNMHAIVAFISAGAAIGLYLAGAEQLCVILAAIIGATAGVVLCNIRKK, encoded by the coding sequence ATGCAAAGCGAAGTAATTGAAAACACAGCTACATCCGAAAATTATGAAAAGAGCACCTTACGCTCAGGCATAATGGATGGGTTCAAGCAGGCCATCCCGATTATCGTGGGCTTTATCCCTGTAGGGTTTACATTTGGCGTCCTTGCTACAAAAAACGGACTCCCCGGACACATGACAGTACTCATGTCGTTTCTTGTTTTCGCAGGCTCCTCACAGTTTATTGCTGTCAGCCTGTTTGCGGCATCAATGTCGCCAATTACAATTATCATTACGACTTTTATTGTTAACCTACGGCATTTCCTTATGTCCGCAGCTATAGCTCCGCATCTTTCAAAAATTCCAATGTCGCGAAAGCTACTATTTGGTTTTCAACTCATTGATGAAAGCTTTGCCATACACATGGCGAATATTGACCGGAACAACTTTGGTGAAACGCAGGCTGTCACAGTTAACTGCATTGCGCATTTCTGTTGGGTCACAGGCACCCTCTTAGGTGTATGTGGTTCACATCTTGTTGCTGACATTAGACCACTAGGCTTTGATTACGCGCTGCCTGCCATGTTCGTCGTGCTACTTGTTTGGCAAATAAAATCGAACATGCATGCAATCGTGGCGTTCATTTCAGCCGGAGCAGCCATTGGATTATATCTGGCAGGCGCAGAACAGCTTTGCGTTATCCTTGCCGCTATCATCGGCGCAACAGCAG
- a CDS encoding PLP-dependent aminotransferase family protein, protein MAMQMISKDFKYQNLEHYLIDMIETGRFDVGEKLPSLRDVSQKMNVSLATVTHAYMELEKKGIIEARPRSGYYVRQKVAHLPIPDSPEHNVQRGNLSRTQLIQTVLGIVGEKGMLPFGCICADSSLLPHKALARIMNSVLRSSGQDIVGYESIQGNPLLRKQVSWRMQEHGCRVTSNDVLVTFGAMEALYLALRSTTRPGDNVVIQSPTYFCFLQLLENLGLRAIEVASCPTNGVSPRDLDRAFSRFDIAACILAPNFNNPDGSLIPDVVKKEIVTLCESYHIPLIEDDVSGDLYCDTDGRPRPLKSFDKTGNVIHCSSFSKTIAPGFRVGYMIPGKKLDKALEIKATTNVSCSTPTQLAVGKYLEEGLYDRHLRKLRTCICNQRSTMQQYLPEYFPEGTRATQPKGGGVLWVELPKQVDGTKLFFDVKKYNISISPGAIFSTSDSFTNFIRLSCVGFWNEDMRAGLETIGRLAKEQIEQNG, encoded by the coding sequence ATGGCTATGCAGATGATTTCAAAAGATTTTAAATATCAGAATTTAGAGCATTATTTGATTGATATGATTGAAACAGGGCGATTCGATGTGGGTGAAAAGCTTCCATCATTGCGCGATGTCAGTCAGAAAATGAATGTGTCGCTTGCGACAGTAACTCATGCATATATGGAATTGGAAAAGAAAGGGATCATTGAAGCGAGACCCCGTTCCGGCTATTACGTACGACAGAAAGTTGCCCATTTACCTATTCCGGATTCTCCAGAGCATAATGTGCAGCGAGGGAACCTGAGCAGAACACAACTTATTCAAACTGTACTCGGTATTGTCGGTGAGAAAGGGATGCTTCCGTTCGGCTGCATCTGTGCAGATAGTTCATTGCTTCCCCATAAGGCGCTGGCTCGAATAATGAATTCAGTTCTGCGGTCAAGTGGTCAGGATATTGTGGGTTATGAGTCAATTCAGGGAAATCCTTTGCTTCGCAAACAGGTCAGCTGGCGAATGCAGGAGCACGGCTGTCGGGTTACTAGCAATGATGTTCTGGTGACTTTCGGGGCAATGGAAGCACTGTACTTAGCGTTACGTTCCACTACGCGTCCCGGTGACAATGTTGTTATCCAGTCTCCAACATATTTTTGTTTTCTTCAGCTGCTGGAAAATCTTGGTTTGAGAGCTATTGAAGTGGCGTCTTGCCCAACGAACGGAGTTTCTCCGCGTGATCTGGATAGAGCATTTTCACGGTTTGATATCGCAGCTTGTATTCTTGCACCAAATTTCAATAATCCTGACGGCTCGCTTATTCCTGATGTTGTAAAGAAAGAGATAGTTACCCTTTGTGAGTCATACCATATACCGTTGATTGAAGATGACGTATCCGGTGATTTGTATTGCGATACAGACGGACGCCCGCGTCCTCTTAAATCTTTTGATAAGACAGGGAATGTCATTCACTGCTCCTCTTTTTCTAAGACAATCGCACCGGGATTCCGTGTCGGGTATATGATTCCGGGTAAGAAGCTGGATAAAGCTCTTGAGATTAAGGCAACAACAAATGTTTCCTGCTCTACACCTACTCAATTAGCAGTGGGAAAATACCTTGAAGAAGGGCTTTACGACAGACACTTGCGCAAATTGCGCACATGTATCTGCAATCAGCGTAGCACGATGCAGCAGTATCTTCCGGAATATTTTCCTGAAGGGACGCGAGCAACGCAGCCTAAGGGTGGCGGTGTGCTGTGGGTGGAATTACCGAAACAGGTAGACGGAACAAAGCTCTTTTTTGATGTAAAAAAGTACAATATCAGTATCTCACCGGGCGCTATCTTTTCTACGAGCGATAGTTTTACTAACTTTATTCGCCTATCTTGTGTGGGATTCTGGAATGAGGATATGCGTGCAGGGTTGGAGACCATCGGGCGACTTGCAAAAGAGCAGATTGAACAAAACGGCTAA